TAAACCCAAATAAAACACACATGCCACATTATATTGTAAAGCCATTAACAGTGACAATCATTTAGGTTCAAATTTGACAATATATATCCTGAgcaattaattatattataaaaaCATGCTCAAGCAAATTGCAATCGTCTCTCCTTATATCCATCGCTTGTATGGGCAAGTCATTATATATAATGTTCCCAAATTTGAACCTAAACGATTATCAACCATTTGCTTCCCCAAATAGTTGAGTTCCTCGAAAACTGGCATGCCACATTATGTTTGTTATGGATCTAATTAAAACATGTATTTAAAGCTGAATACCAACTTTAAATACAACCACATCAGCCAGCTAGATATCTGACAAAATTTTCTTACCCTAATATTTTTTCTTCGTTAATCTATACCTTCCTGCTCTTAATCTCCCTTCCCCTTTAAAACTTTATCGTGCTAATTGCATCCTAATTAACCCCCGTCTCCCAGAAAAGCCATGGTTAGCAGCTCAGCCATGGCAAAACCCCCATTTGCTTCACACCTTCATCTGGTGTGGGTGTTCTGCATTGCTATTATTTCTTCTTTAGCTGTTTCCACTTCTTTTGCAGAGCTTCAGAGATTGGAACACGCAGCAAAAAGAGATGATGGGTCGCTTAGCTTTTTGGTGGTTGGAGATTGGGTCAGAAGAGGGTTATATAACCAATCCAAAGTTGCTCTACAGATGGGAAggattggagagcaattagatATAGATTTTGTCGTATCCACTGGGGATAATTTTTACGGCGATGGATTGAAAAATGTAAATGATCCAGCATTTTTGGAGTcctttaaaaatatttacacagCTAAGAGCTTGCAAAAACAGTGGTATAGTGGTAAGTCAACATCAAAATTaatagtaaaaaataaaatatctctccctttctctctaatttTCTCATATGTTGAAAGATTAAATATTTGCGTGCAGTTTTAGGAAATCATGATTATAGGGGTAATATTGAGGCACAATTAAGCCCTGCCCTCCGAAAGATCGATAGTCGATGGTTTTGCCAGAGATCCTTTATTGTTAATGCAGGTTAATCAATTAACACCACATAAACCATCTTACTAtgtttttaattactttttggtatttatgtattttttttccgTATAAATTTTGTAGGAATTGCGGAATTCTTTTTTGTGGACACCACTCCATTTGTGAACAAATACTTGGTCGACAAAGACCACAATTATGATTGGCGAGGCGTGTCTCCGCGGGCAACTTACCTCGCTGACCTTCTACAGGTAACTACtgttgaaaatatatatacatatgttgtGCTACTACATAGATTTTTAATTTACTGGTCTTATTGTGAAACTCAAGAAGCTTGACGAAGATTAAATTTTGATGACCATATATGTTGTGCTGTAATAAGGATTTGAAACAAGCATTGAATAAATCAAGTGCAAAGTGGAAGATAGTGGTTGGTCACCATGCAATCAGAAGTGCTGGGCATCATGGCGACACTCCGGAACTCATAAGTCTCCTTTTACCAATGCTTAAGGTAATTAATTTGTTCATCATAATATTATATCTAgtaaaacagaaagaaaaaaaaaaaaaaaagactcctAGATAATAATTTCTATTTCCCAATGGTTAGTTAGAATTAATAGTCTGATTTTGGTGGTGATGATTTCAGGCTTATAATGTTGATATGTACATGAATGGACACGACCATTGTTTGGAGCACATTAGTAGCGTCGATAAGTAAAACGTCAAAAACCCTATTACGTATTTGTACATAAATTATCTAATACATTTCACTAATTAATTTATGGGATTGTGATTAATCCCTTGCCTGCAGCCCGATTCAGTATTTAACAAGTGGGGCAGGTTCAAAAGCATGGAGGGGTGATATTAAGAGATACAACAATCGAGCCATGAAATTCTACTATGATGGTCAAGGTTTCATGTCCGTGAAGCTGGCTGGATCGGATGCTGAAATTGCATTCTATGATGTTTTAGGCAGGGTTTTGTATACGTGGAAGGCTTCTAAGCAGCTTCACTCGACCATGTAATTCAATTCATTATTCGTGTGCACCGTAGCTATTGACATTTAGGCACCAAATTTGTGTGTATAGTGTAATACACACAAATAATTTTGTATCAATATGCGAAGAAAATTATGAGCCAACTAGCTCagtttgtaaattaattaattaattaattagaagttggTGATTTTCCATACTAAAAATTAACGCATATATGTATAGCTTCATAAATAAATGATCACTTTAACATCATCTCATTCATAATTGTGGATTCAATGCTTgtacataataaaaaaaataaaaataaaagatagaatGATCATTCGATCGATCAATAGTTCATGGTATAACTGGATATGGTCGCTGGTCGCCAGAATCTGTCGGGGACCTTTGGATATGGAACGTGTGGCTTTCTCAGATTAATTTGGATAGGCATGCACACGTATGCACTGGAACGATATGATGAGGATACTTTGCAAGGAAATACTACAGCTTAATCGATCGAGCAATTTCTATTGCTTTTGATTCCTCCATATTTAATCAAGGATTAAAAAGGTAACACATACTTATATACCGTATGATCACAAATTACCTAATAATAAGTTGATTAACCATCATACCAATATCATTGCCTTCATTCTCATCTAATAATCCAAAATATCCCCATACATGCACAAAAATAATTAGATATGGGAACATGACATGTAGGTCCCGAGACAGGTAAGAACTTGGCTAGCTGGGGGTGCCACTTTATATATTGAATTCTTTTTGTTGGATAAGCTAAGTTGCATAGATGAGAAAAGTGAAGATATCGTTTGGTGGGGATTTTCCAGAAGTTGAGACCCGTATATAGCTACTTAATTTTCTTATCTCAAATTATTCACAAAACATCTAAACGGATTAGGTTTTTTTATCACTTTCAGGCAAAGATCAACTAAAAACCTAACTTTTACGGCATGAGCCTACTTCTTCTCGTGCCAACTTCAGATTCAAAGAATTGGTACTACATACTGTTGTGATCGGCATTATACATCATTTCGTGTTAGGGACAAAAGATTTTTCGTTGTGCGGTTTGTTTGCTTTCAACcaaatttggtttggtttcagtCAATTTGCAGTGCATACACTCTACGTTTTGTTACTTTTGACAAATTAAAGGTGGACTTGTGGTTGTGGACGCAGTTAAGAAAATAAAGATTCATTTTCCATATATTGTGGATGTCTGCGTCATTCATTTTGCATGCATATTACGCCTTGTGCGCATCTTATAAACTCACGTTTCCTTGAAACTTTGTGTCAtttctaatatatataattCCATATTCGTAACTAACCCTTAAGATATTCCGTGATCTAAAAAAAGCTAGGTAATCATACAGTGTAATATTTTagagactaaatttttagattaaatttgCTAAACGATATGGCGTCATTGTTGACGATTGGATTAAAACTAGTATTTAACTTGCTTATTTTCTAGAtgaaattgtagtaatggtccctcaatttaatccaattggagtaatggtccctcaactaaaaatatgTGACAATtgatcccttaactcatcaaaacatgcagtTATGTCCTTTTCGTCAACCCGTTAAAATCTTCATCAAAATAAGTCACGTGCCACACACATGAGGTTGAATCAAAGAGTAAATATGGAAAACCAAATGAgataaattgtagcaatgatccctcaactttaactcaattggagaaatggtccctcaactttaacccaattggaacaatgatccctcaattttaa
The nucleotide sequence above comes from Malus sylvestris chromosome 16, drMalSylv7.2, whole genome shotgun sequence. Encoded proteins:
- the LOC126607613 gene encoding purple acid phosphatase 17-like, which translates into the protein MVSSSAMAKPPFASHLHLVWVFCIAIISSLAVSTSFAELQRLEHAAKRDDGSLSFLVVGDWVRRGLYNQSKVALQMGRIGEQLDIDFVVSTGDNFYGDGLKNVNDPAFLESFKNIYTAKSLQKQWYSVLGNHDYRGNIEAQLSPALRKIDSRWFCQRSFIVNAGIAEFFFVDTTPFVNKYLVDKDHNYDWRGVSPRATYLADLLQDLKQALNKSSAKWKIVVGHHAIRSAGHHGDTPELISLLLPMLKAYNVDMYMNGHDHCLEHISSVDNPIQYLTSGAGSKAWRGDIKRYNNRAMKFYYDGQGFMSVKLAGSDAEIAFYDVLGRVLYTWKASKQLHSTM